GGGGACGGAAGAAACCGAACAGTGTGAGAGCAACAAAAGCATGCCCGCCAGAAAAGAAAGTCCCAAAATCCATTTCAACTTGCTCATAATGAGGATTATAACCTCTCAACACAAAATGAACAAGAACCGCAGGCTCGATTTACGCCTTAGGTTTATCGTTTTTCAAGGCTTTCAGGCTTTCGCTGTATCCGACTTCGATGAGTTCCGCCACCTGGTCGGTATCTACCATGCTGAACTCGGAAAGGTCCGGCTGGATCAACAGGTCTGCTTTTTGCGTCTGCAGCCGGGTTGCGTTCATTAAGAGGAAATCAAACGTATTCAACAGCACTTCCACGATATTTTCGGGACGTCTGCGTTTGCTGCGGGCATTGAGGTCCACGCCGATCACAAATTCCGCCTCCATGTCGGACAGAGGCGACAGGGGTACGTTCTCGACAACACCACCATCAACCAGCAACCGCCCGTTGATCTCTACGGGAGCAAACAAGCCGGGAATACATGTACTGGCCATGACAGCCATTGCCATTTTACCGCTGTTCAGCACCACCTTCTCTCCCGTTGCGACATCCGTGGCCATCATGGCCATGGGAATTTTTGTGTCCTCGAAACCGAGATCACCAATTTGTTTTTTTATGATGTTTCCCAGTTTCTCGTTTGACAGCAATCCGTAACGGCTGGGCCGGATGCGTGAAATATCCAGCCATTTCAAGTCAAGCGCAATGGTCTCAATCTCTTTCCAGGAAAGCCCCCCCGCGTAAAGTGTTCCCACAAAAGCGCCGATGCTGGTTCCACTGATGCACTTTATCGGGATCTTCATTTCATCCAGGGCGCGGAGCACCCCGACATGGGCCGCTCCAAGCACCGCGCCCCCGCCCAGTGCCAATCCGATTCCATCCTTGAAAATCTCTTTTTTCATGGTGCTCTTCCGCCTGATTTTAGACGATTATCACAGCGGGAAGCGGGTTTCGCCCCCGTCAACAACCAGCGCCTGGCCATGGATAAATGATGCCGCCGGTGACGCCAGCCATGCCGCCGCCCGGCCGAACTCCTCTGCTGTGCCCATCCTTCCCAGTGGAATTGCGCGGGTAATGCGCTCACGTTCTCTATTTTCATTGGTACCATTGGTTTGGCTGCGGTTTTTGACCAGTTGATCCACACGCTCTGTTTGCGTCCACCCCGGGTGAATCGTGTTTACGCGAATGCCCCTGGGACCCAACTCATCGGCCAGTGATTTCATCAACCCCACCACGGCCGGACGCAACGCATTTGACAAAGTGAGGTTCTCCACCGGTTGCTTAACCGACATCGACTGGGAGGCCACAATGCTTCCTTGCTGTTGCTCGATCATGGCCGGCACAACCGCCTGGCACAACTGCACGGCACTCATAATGGTCAGCTTCATTCCCGCTTCCCATTGAGACACATCCAGGTCCATGAAGTTACCTGGATCCGGCCCGCCTGCGTTGATGAACAGGATGTCAATGCGTCCATACGCGTCCAGGGTTTTCTCCACCAATCGCTTGATTTCCAGGGGTTTTGTCAGGTCCGCCTGCATGGCCAGGGGTGGATACACACCACGCTGCGCAATGCGTTCAGCCGCGGTGTCAACCGCTTGCGTACGGGAAGACATGACAACCCGCGCCCCCTCCCCTGCCAGCGCGTCCGCCACTGCAAATCCCAAGCCCCGGGAGGCCGCGGTGACCAGGGCTACTTGATCCTTTAATTGAAGGTCCATGGTAACTCCTTAAAAAAAAGTTGAATAGTTGGAAAGTTGAAAAATTATTAATTGTCATTGTGGTCATTTGCTCGCTCCGCTCGCGTCATTGGGTCATTCATAACTCAAATTCGAAGCACGAAATTCGAAATCCGAAACAAATCCAAAATCCCAATGATCAAAATTCAAAACAAAAGCTCCCGATCCCTTCCCCTCGCCAATAGCCATTTGCCATTGGCCGAGTTTTATACTTTCGACTGATTTTTTCCTGTCATCTTCTTTTCACTTTCTTTCCGGGCTTCTTCCCCGAATACCAAGGCCTGGAAGGTCTCGATGCGAACCCCTTGCCTCCAGGCGTCCGCGGGCAGACCCGCTTTCAAACAACCGTAACTGAGAAACTGTTCACGAGACCATCCCTGTTCCACCGGGACCTGTGGCAACAACAGACCACGAAGTGTTCCCCGCGTGATGATGATTCCATCCCGTCCCACTACAACCTCATTCGGCCCCGAGACCATTTGCGGTGGCGTCATAACGGATATCTCAATCTTCACGCTGGAAAGTTCTGAAATCCTCAGTGGAGGAAAACGCGGATCTTCGAAAGCAGCCGCTATCGCGTTTTCCCTGACTCCCGCGTATACGGATTGTCGTGGCAGCGGCATGCCGATACATCCCCGCAGATTCCCGCCGATGTGCAATGTCACGAACACACCGCTCATCGCTTTCAGCGCCTCGGAAGGTGGGAGATCATCCGGGGCGGGCATGCCTTTCAGGTGGCGGGCGATCGTTTCCCGGGCCTGGCGCAGCAACCATGCCTTGTCCTTTGGTGTCAACTCAAGCATGTGATCACCCATCCTCCTGGATTCGAGTAAATGGCTGCCGTGGAAAACCTTGACCTTCCATTGCTTCCAGGTGGCGGCCAAAAATGCGGACCATCAGGCCGGCAAAGCAAGCGGATTCATCCGCTTGCTGCTTGAAAGCGGAAAACACGCCGATCAGCTCTTCTTCCCAGGCATCGACCGCGATTGCGATTTCTTCATGGCCGGGCGGTTCTTTAGAATCCCACATAACCAGGTTGTCGACAATCCAGGTATGACCCAGCACGGTCCCGGTGATCCAACCGCCACAGGGCTTTTGCCTTTTTCGAATCATACGTATCATGCCGCGGGCCGCGCAAGAAAAATGAACCGTCATGCCTCCTCCCGCGTATTCTCCTCCGCGGCCGGGTTCAGCAACAAGGCGGCCAGCAGCGGTAACAGCAGGGACAAATCCCCGGGAATGCGGCGGCACCACCCACCGGCTTCGCGGCATTCATGCATGAAGTTTTCTTCTTCCCGACAGGGCACGGAGTCCAGCAATAGTCCGGCATCCAGTTGCGGAAGCGGCATGCCGTTTGCCGCACAGAAATGAATGGCCTCAAGCAAGATTCCAACCAGCAGGGCGGAATGGCCGGCCTGGACCCAAATCCCGCCCCCTTCCATGCGGCCCAGAATCGATGCCAGAAACAGGAAGTCCTTCTCTCCCAGGGAGGCAAGAACAGCGCAATCGTGGTGAGGATGTAGGCGGGTTGGATTCCGGCCGCCGCCGGGATGAACGGTTACGGGAATGTTTAGTTTATAGGCCGTATAGAGCAGGCTGAGAGAGGAAAAAGGGAAACCGGCCTCGGTCATGTACAGGCCGATGGCTTCACCGCATCCGATCTTTCTTTGCATCCCCTCTTTCAGGCCGGCATTCAAGAGCAGCCCGGTTTCTTCGGCCACGGAAAATGCTCCGCCTTTCGCGATTTTCTGACCGATATTACCGGTAAGTGCGATTTCAAAATCG
This Candidatus Aminicenantes bacterium DNA region includes the following protein-coding sequences:
- a CDS encoding SDR family oxidoreductase, encoding MDLQLKDQVALVTAASRGLGFAVADALAGEGARVVMSSRTQAVDTAAERIAQRGVYPPLAMQADLTKPLEIKRLVEKTLDAYGRIDILFINAGGPDPGNFMDLDVSQWEAGMKLTIMSAVQLCQAVVPAMIEQQQGSIVASQSMSVKQPVENLTLSNALRPAVVGLMKSLADELGPRGIRVNTIHPGWTQTERVDQLVKNRSQTNGTNENRERERITRAIPLGRMGTAEEFGRAAAWLASPAASFIHGQALVVDGGETRFPL
- the amrA gene encoding AmmeMemoRadiSam system protein A; the encoded protein is MGDHMLELTPKDKAWLLRQARETIARHLKGMPAPDDLPPSEALKAMSGVFVTLHIGGNLRGCIGMPLPRQSVYAGVRENAIAAAFEDPRFPPLRISELSSVKIEISVMTPPQMVSGPNEVVVGRDGIIITRGTLRGLLLPQVPVEQGWSREQFLSYGCLKAGLPADAWRQGVRIETFQALVFGEEARKESEKKMTGKNQSKV
- a CDS encoding patatin, encoding MKKEIFKDGIGLALGGGAVLGAAHVGVLRALDEMKIPIKCISGTSIGAFVGTLYAGGLSWKEIETIALDLKWLDISRIRPSRYGLLSNEKLGNIIKKQIGDLGFEDTKIPMAMMATDVATGEKVVLNSGKMAMAVMASTCIPGLFAPVEINGRLLVDGGVVENVPLSPLSDMEAEFVIGVDLNARSKRRRPENIVEVLLNTFDFLLMNATRLQTQKADLLIQPDLSEFSMVDTDQVAELIEVGYSESLKALKNDKPKA